In the uncultured Methanobacterium sp. genome, one interval contains:
- a CDS encoding transposase: MISEIYYSPVYSGVSKQLNLLDFNFKNSKIQCLKSVLNKNSELKENKLVKFIERTYYYVKIAINKYSNAFSNHLYSQHALFTILAMKIYTKSTYREIIDFIDVSDVIKRYLRIKKVPHFTTIQKFFKRLPSKQIREINHLILSLNDIKADIIALDGSGFTNDYADKYYAKIRQKERKSYIKNHLTIDVKTRLILYYQTSRGPKYDTQFAKPALRQIKKYKPYYIVADKAYDTEPIRKCINEELKAFDQIPLKNRAKKGQYRLKSPTIFRNKIYAKRNNIESIFSTIKRKFNGTNHSRSTKLSNKETKLKNTIYNIYRTTQIN; encoded by the coding sequence ATGATTAGCGAAATCTATTATTCCCCTGTTTATAGTGGAGTTTCAAAGCAATTAAATCTTTTGGATTTTAATTTTAAAAATTCTAAAATTCAATGTTTAAAAAGTGTTTTAAACAAGAATAGTGAATTAAAAGAAAATAAACTGGTGAAATTCATCGAAAGAACGTATTATTATGTTAAAATAGCGATAAATAAGTATTCTAATGCTTTTTCAAATCATTTATATTCACAACATGCTTTATTCACGATATTGGCAATGAAAATTTACACAAAATCAACATATCGTGAAATAATTGATTTTATTGATGTTTCAGACGTAATTAAGAGATATTTGAGAATAAAAAAGGTTCCACACTTTACAACGATCCAAAAATTTTTTAAAAGACTACCTTCAAAACAAATTAGAGAAATTAACCATTTAATATTATCATTAAACGATATTAAAGCAGATATAATAGCATTAGACGGCTCTGGTTTTACGAATGATTATGCAGACAAGTATTATGCAAAAATACGGCAAAAAGAAAGAAAAAGCTACATAAAAAACCATTTAACAATAGACGTAAAAACACGCCTTATTTTATATTATCAAACATCACGTGGACCAAAATACGACACACAATTTGCAAAACCTGCATTAAGACAAATCAAAAAGTATAAACCATATTACATAGTAGCAGACAAAGCATATGACACAGAACCAATAAGAAAATGCATAAATGAAGAACTCAAAGCATTTGACCAAATACCCCTCAAAAACAGAGCAAAAAAAGGACAATACAGACTAAAAAGCCCAACAATATTCCGAAACAAAATATACGCAAAAAGAAACAATATAGAAAGCATATTTTCAACAATAAAAAGAAAATTCAACGGCACAAACCATAGCAGAAGCACAAAACTATCAAACAAAGAAACCAAACTCAAAAACACAATATACAACATCTACAGAACAACACAAATCAACTAA
- a CDS encoding SRPBCC domain-containing protein, translated as MEKLHFSIVIDTPREKVWEVMFGEETYPLWTDVFMPGSHAVGDWSEGTKILFLAPDESGKMSGTVFRVKENKPYKFVSIENIGMVKDDEEDITSKEATVYAGALENYTFKDIDGGTEVLVDLSPIMELSDDYKEIYQEMWHNALQKLKELAEKS; from the coding sequence ATGGAAAAACTACATTTCTCAATTGTTATAGATACACCTAGAGAAAAAGTATGGGAAGTTATGTTTGGAGAGGAAACCTATCCCCTGTGGACTGATGTGTTTATGCCTGGCTCCCATGCCGTTGGGGACTGGAGTGAGGGAACTAAGATACTTTTCCTCGCACCGGATGAGTCAGGCAAAATGTCCGGTACTGTGTTCCGAGTAAAAGAAAATAAGCCTTATAAATTTGTCTCCATTGAAAACATAGGTATGGTAAAGGATGATGAAGAAGATATTACAAGTAAAGAGGCTACAGTGTATGCCGGTGCACTTGAAAATTACACTTTTAAAGATATAGATGGTGGTACTGAAGTTTTGGTGGATTTATCTCCAATTATGGAACTATCAGATGATTATAAAGAAATTTACCAAGAGATGTGGCATAATGCACTGCAAAAGCTCAAAGAACTGGCGGAGAAGTCATAA
- the nikR gene encoding nickel-responsive transcriptional regulator NikR has product MNKKRNRGRSMMRISMSLPKKLLNEFDEVLKDRGYNSRSKGIRDALKDYIVRYQWMRDIEGDRIGIVAVIYDHHYTGVLEDLTDIQHEFRDYINATMHIHMTGKNCLEVIVVKGEAQQIRNLTEKIMRLKGVEHVKLTTAAGGEQ; this is encoded by the coding sequence ATTAATAAAAAAAGGAACCGGGGGAGATCTATGATGAGAATAAGCATGTCGTTACCGAAAAAATTGTTAAACGAATTCGACGAAGTTTTGAAAGACAGAGGATATAATTCCAGGTCCAAAGGGATCAGAGACGCTCTAAAAGATTACATAGTCCGATACCAGTGGATGAGGGACATAGAAGGAGATAGGATAGGAATAGTGGCTGTTATCTACGACCACCATTATACCGGAGTACTGGAAGACCTCACCGATATCCAGCATGAATTCCGGGACTACATAAACGCCACCATGCACATCCACATGACTGGAAAAAACTGTCTGGAAGTAATAGTGGTCAAGGGAGAAGCCCAACAAATCCGTAACCTGACTGAAAAGATCATGAGACTGAAAGGAGTGGAACACGTTAAACTGACCACTGCTGCTGGTGGAGAACAATAA
- a CDS encoding MarR family transcriptional regulator: MEDIDLHLRNKMGDLDIQLEIFLSIICRNHLVFTNRKAKRLNIKGRHIPCLMLISNCPGITQDEIAYIHQIDKGFIARIVKELEDDEFLCRTIDSENRRKYHISLTEKGEDIIPKIKDIDEEWKEVVCEGLNEDEISKLMEFMKLLAENSIEKIRNRT; encoded by the coding sequence ATGGAAGATATTGATTTGCATCTGCGAAATAAAATGGGTGATTTAGATATTCAGCTAGAAATATTTCTTTCTATTATTTGCAGGAATCATCTTGTCTTCACAAATCGAAAAGCAAAAAGATTAAACATTAAAGGCAGGCACATTCCCTGTTTAATGTTGATTTCGAATTGTCCAGGAATTACGCAGGATGAAATTGCATACATACATCAAATAGATAAAGGATTTATTGCACGTATAGTGAAAGAACTGGAAGATGATGAATTTTTATGTCGTACCATTGACTCTGAAAACCGTCGTAAATATCATATTTCCTTAACCGAAAAGGGAGAGGACATCATACCCAAAATTAAGGATATTGATGAGGAATGGAAAGAGGTAGTTTGTGAAGGTTTAAATGAAGATGAAATTTCTAAATTAATGGAATTTATGAAGTTACTAGCTGAAAACAGTATTGAAAAAATTAGGAATCGCACTTAA
- a CDS encoding winged helix-turn-helix domain-containing protein encodes MNTTYLRLFFESKGNFNRIKIINLLNKRPYNIHQISNELNLNYRTVQHHLKVLADNNVVKHDSDGYGALFSISDEFDIDKFIEIYNASLDGCVMDEDVMREKLLKMLK; translated from the coding sequence ATGAATACTACCTATTTACGATTATTCTTTGAAAGTAAAGGAAACTTTAATCGAATTAAAATCATTAATTTGCTTAACAAGAGACCTTACAATATACATCAAATTTCTAATGAACTTAATCTGAATTACAGGACAGTCCAACACCATCTGAAAGTACTTGCAGATAATAATGTAGTAAAACATGATAGTGATGGATATGGGGCTTTATTTTCTATTTCAGATGAGTTTGATATAGATAAATTTATAGAAATTTATAATGCATCCTTAGATGGATGTGTTATGGATGAAGATGTTATGCGGGAAAAATTGCTTAAAATGTTAAAATAA
- a CDS encoding SRPBCC family protein, with the protein MAKNMAKITIEPRKQEILIEREFDAPRELVFKALTDHKLYAQWIGPRGLTTTIETFESRNGGSWRFTQKDQDGNEFAFHGVNHEVSPERIISTFEFEGLPEPGHVLLDTLKLEKLPGNRTKLTDQSVFQSVEDRDGMIQSGMEHGVNESYERLDEVLEKMKK; encoded by the coding sequence ATGGCAAAAAATATGGCTAAAATTACCATAGAACCAAGGAAACAGGAAATATTAATAGAAAGAGAGTTTGACGCTCCACGAGAACTTGTTTTTAAAGCTTTAACCGATCACAAACTTTATGCACAATGGATAGGTCCCCGTGGACTTACCACAACCATTGAAACATTTGAATCCAGAAATGGTGGCTCCTGGCGTTTCACACAGAAAGACCAAGATGGCAATGAGTTTGCATTTCATGGAGTGAATCATGAAGTCAGCCCTGAAAGAATCATCAGCACATTTGAATTTGAAGGTCTTCCAGAGCCCGGTCATGTACTTCTGGACACTTTAAAACTAGAAAAATTACCCGGTAACCGGACAAAATTAACTGACCAATCTGTATTTCAATCTGTTGAGGATAGGGATGGCATGATACAATCAGGGATGGAACACGGGGTAAATGAGTCTTATGAACGTCTTGATGAAGTGCTGGAGAAGATGAAGAAATAA
- a CDS encoding SRPBCC domain-containing protein — protein MPKVIHFEIPAEKPERAIEFYRKVFGWKIDKWQGEFDYWLVEAGEVDEPGINGAIKPKEFGSMISDVISVDSYEEFARKIETEGGKMLTEKMAIPDMGYTGSFQDTEGNVVGIIEVTMLFISRTFDAPLEKVWDAWTKPETLKKWWGPKDYTTPVVKNDFKVGGSYLYSMRSPEGQDIWSTGVYKEIVPLERIVSTDSFADADGNVVPASKYKMSGDWPLELMVTVMFQEEDGKTHITLQHTGFPDNENKTLTEAGWNESLDKLTLALR, from the coding sequence ATGCCAAAAGTTATTCATTTTGAGATACCTGCAGAAAAACCAGAAAGGGCAATAGAATTCTATAGAAAGGTTTTCGGATGGAAAATAGATAAATGGCAAGGTGAATTTGATTACTGGCTGGTGGAAGCTGGTGAGGTAGATGAACCTGGAATTAACGGGGCAATAAAACCAAAAGAATTTGGTTCGATGATTAGCGATGTCATAAGTGTTGATTCCTATGAAGAATTTGCCCGGAAAATTGAAACTGAGGGCGGGAAGATGTTGACTGAAAAGATGGCCATTCCAGATATGGGGTACACTGGATCCTTCCAGGACACTGAAGGAAATGTTGTGGGCATAATAGAAGTTACCATGTTATTTATATCTCGTACCTTCGATGCACCACTGGAAAAGGTATGGGATGCATGGACTAAGCCTGAGACCCTTAAAAAATGGTGGGGTCCCAAAGACTACACCACACCGGTAGTTAAGAATGACTTTAAGGTGGGAGGCTCTTACCTCTATAGCATGCGATCCCCAGAGGGACAGGACATCTGGAGCACCGGTGTTTATAAGGAGATAGTTCCCCTGGAGCGGATTGTATCCACAGATAGCTTCGCTGATGCAGATGGTAATGTTGTCCCGGCTTCAAAGTACAAAATGAGTGGAGACTGGCCATTAGAGTTGATGGTAACGGTAATGTTCCAGGAAGAGGATGGTAAGACCCATATTACTCTGCAGCATACTGGTTTCCCGGATAATGAAAATAAGACATTAACAGAGGCAGGTTGGAATGAATCCCTGGACAAACTTACCCTTGCCCTGAGGTAG
- a CDS encoding glutamine synthetase, producing the protein MTKNNISESKPCFIRVVWCDNANIIRAKAVCVDSVEDQEVSVGISRGQQGVPVMYDGVVAGCGLDPVGEITLQGDMSTLTPIPYAPGHARVMGDMFHEGKVWGNCPRGFLKKMMATLQEEGLEVKAAFENEFYLLKHDEEGKRDNKNGKNNKNTNNNMSIKPSEFTPFASTYSMDLNHHIISDIVEALIAQNITVCQYYPESGPGQHEITILYSDALSAADNQIVFRETVKAIASKHCLRASFLPKIFPDTSGNGCHLHLSLWQNDENILHDTEAKYGLSKTGEQFIAGILYHLPALMAITTPIPRSYRRIRPQMWSGAFQVWGFNNREAAIRVIKEENGTIRHFEIKSVDASSNPYLALGGVLAAGIDGILKKMTLPQPVQRDPATLSVVEKDNFGVKLLPGNMKEALDKLEKNEVILNAMGMDLRKSYLAVKKAEYEALQKLPSGKEVDLLLEKY; encoded by the coding sequence ATGACAAAAAATAATATATCCGAGTCTAAACCATGTTTTATTAGAGTAGTATGGTGTGATAATGCCAATATCATCCGGGCAAAGGCAGTTTGCGTAGATTCAGTGGAGGATCAGGAAGTCTCAGTTGGTATTTCCCGTGGCCAGCAGGGAGTTCCAGTGATGTATGATGGGGTGGTAGCAGGCTGCGGCCTGGATCCAGTGGGGGAAATAACATTACAGGGCGATATGTCTACTTTAACACCAATACCCTATGCTCCAGGTCATGCCAGGGTTATGGGAGATATGTTCCATGAAGGGAAAGTTTGGGGTAACTGTCCCCGTGGTTTTTTGAAAAAAATGATGGCCACTCTTCAAGAGGAAGGTTTAGAGGTTAAAGCAGCTTTTGAAAATGAATTTTACCTTTTAAAACATGATGAGGAGGGAAAGAGGGATAATAAGAATGGTAAAAATAATAAAAATACCAATAATAACATGTCAATTAAACCATCCGAGTTTACCCCCTTTGCATCCACCTACTCTATGGATTTAAACCACCACATCATCAGCGATATAGTTGAAGCCTTAATTGCCCAGAACATCACTGTCTGTCAGTATTATCCCGAGTCAGGCCCAGGTCAGCATGAAATAACTATACTGTATTCTGATGCACTGAGTGCTGCTGATAATCAAATTGTATTCCGGGAGACCGTTAAGGCCATTGCCTCCAAACACTGCCTTCGAGCATCATTCCTTCCCAAAATATTCCCAGATACATCAGGTAATGGCTGCCATCTTCACCTTAGCCTGTGGCAGAATGATGAGAATATTTTACATGACACTGAAGCTAAGTATGGTCTTAGCAAAACTGGGGAACAGTTCATAGCAGGGATTTTGTATCACTTACCTGCATTGATGGCCATCACCACACCTATACCCCGATCTTACCGCAGGATACGTCCCCAGATGTGGAGTGGGGCTTTTCAAGTGTGGGGTTTCAACAACCGTGAAGCTGCCATCAGGGTGATCAAAGAAGAGAACGGTACCATAAGACACTTTGAAATAAAATCAGTGGATGCATCTTCCAATCCCTACCTGGCCCTAGGGGGAGTTCTTGCCGCCGGAATTGATGGTATCCTGAAGAAAATGACACTACCCCAACCAGTGCAAAGGGATCCGGCCACTCTTTCAGTGGTAGAAAAAGATAATTTTGGAGTTAAACTACTTCCAGGCAATATGAAAGAAGCACTGGACAAATTAGAAAAAAATGAGGTTATTTTAAATGCCATGGGAATGGATCTTAGGAAATCTTACCTGGCAGTTAAAAAAGCAGAATATGAAGCTCTGCAGAAGTTACCTTCAGGAAAAGAAGTGGATTTACTGCTTGAAAAATATTAA
- a CDS encoding HEPN domain-containing protein yields the protein MIEKIKTLIERADKNLQSSKLLLDNGFEDVAVSRAYYSMYYAAEAVLLTKNEKFSSHKGVISQFGYYFVKNGPLPSEIGRDFNTAFQNRSLGDYGFNSAITTEIAEKAVFRAENFIKTLKDYLIQEGYTL from the coding sequence TTGATAGAAAAAATTAAAACATTGATAGAACGAGCAGATAAAAACCTCCAATCTTCTAAACTTCTATTAGATAACGGATTTGAAGATGTTGCAGTATCACGAGCTTATTATTCTATGTATTATGCGGCGGAGGCTGTTTTACTGACAAAAAATGAGAAATTTTCTTCCCACAAAGGGGTCATATCTCAGTTTGGATATTACTTCGTTAAAAATGGGCCTTTGCCCTCTGAGATTGGTCGAGATTTTAATACTGCCTTTCAAAATAGATCTTTAGGAGATTATGGATTTAACTCAGCAATTACGACAGAAATAGCAGAAAAAGCTGTTTTCAGGGCAGAAAACTTCATAAAAACGTTGAAAGATTATCTAATCCAAGAAGGATACACACTTTAA
- a CDS encoding MATE family efflux transporter translates to MQRNKSTPLTPNDSMDYDKTEGVITILGDPKKALVKLSGPMIISMILMSLYNIVNAIWVAGLGGNALAAVGFVTPLYLILVGLNNGLGAGAASAISRYIGANNKKSANNAAMHTLVLTIGISLILTVVLLVFLEPILILFGAGSTLDLAIQYAQVIILGTILMLFVGAAYGILRAEGDVKRAMYAMVLSSVLNMVLDPILIYVAGWGISGAAWGTFISTALVAVILVYWLFVKRNTYISFSFKDFMPDRTITKNILGVGLPASVEFLVISILSIVLNAILVMVAGTDAVAVYTTGWRVVMFAMAPIIGIGTALITVVGASYGAKKYGTLSMIYKYSLKIGLLVVAVTSILLYVFADYIAMLFTYSSTSAYLSPTIASFIQVMCLFFIFLPFGAMSSSVFQGVGKGTTSLILTILRELAFVSVFAYTFSILLGWGENGVWWGIIMGNLFGSIFAYIWAHLYIKRLENSSKLDPQSKAVTLNK, encoded by the coding sequence ATGCAAAGGAATAAATCAACACCATTAACTCCAAATGATTCTATGGATTATGATAAGACAGAAGGAGTCATTACAATTCTTGGTGACCCTAAAAAAGCCCTGGTTAAACTTTCAGGTCCTATGATCATTTCAATGATCTTAATGTCACTTTACAACATCGTTAACGCAATTTGGGTTGCTGGTCTTGGTGGAAATGCGTTAGCAGCAGTTGGATTTGTAACCCCTTTATACTTGATACTTGTGGGGTTAAATAATGGTTTAGGGGCGGGTGCAGCTTCTGCGATATCACGTTATATTGGTGCAAACAATAAAAAATCTGCAAATAATGCTGCTATGCATACACTAGTTCTTACAATTGGTATTTCACTTATCTTGACTGTAGTTCTGCTGGTATTTCTTGAACCAATACTCATTCTTTTTGGTGCAGGAAGTACATTAGATCTTGCAATTCAGTATGCACAGGTTATTATTCTGGGAACCATCTTAATGCTATTCGTAGGTGCAGCTTATGGCATACTTCGTGCAGAGGGTGATGTCAAAAGAGCGATGTATGCAATGGTATTATCCTCAGTTTTGAACATGGTCCTTGACCCCATACTCATTTATGTTGCAGGTTGGGGAATTTCAGGGGCAGCATGGGGTACATTTATATCCACAGCATTAGTAGCTGTTATTTTGGTATACTGGCTATTTGTAAAGAGGAACACCTATATTTCTTTCTCATTTAAGGATTTTATGCCAGATAGAACCATCACTAAAAATATTTTAGGAGTGGGACTACCAGCAAGTGTTGAATTCCTCGTGATATCCATTCTTTCAATTGTTCTTAATGCTATTCTGGTCATGGTTGCAGGAACAGATGCAGTTGCAGTTTATACTACTGGTTGGAGGGTAGTGATGTTTGCCATGGCACCAATAATAGGTATAGGAACTGCACTGATTACAGTTGTTGGTGCTTCATATGGAGCTAAAAAATATGGAACTCTCTCTATGATATATAAGTACTCTTTGAAGATCGGACTTCTTGTAGTGGCAGTAACCAGTATTTTATTATATGTATTTGCAGATTATATTGCCATGCTATTCACTTACAGTTCCACAAGTGCATATTTATCACCCACAATTGCTTCATTCATCCAGGTAATGTGCCTATTTTTCATATTCCTACCATTCGGAGCTATGTCCAGTTCAGTATTCCAGGGAGTTGGTAAAGGAACAACATCTCTTATTTTAACCATACTCCGGGAGCTGGCTTTTGTCAGCGTGTTTGCCTACACTTTCTCAATCCTTCTTGGTTGGGGAGAAAATGGAGTATGGTGGGGAATTATTATGGGAAACCTTTTTGGAAGTATATTTGCATATATCTGGGCGCACCTATACATAAAACGGCTGGAGAATAGTTCAAAATTAGATCCACAGTCAAAGGCTGTAACTTTAAATAAATAA
- a CDS encoding ATP phosphoribosyltransferase — protein MEKIILGLPKGSLNNVNRGNTYQLFVDAGYEVRGYEPGKEENEIIILNDPEIKGFLTRPQSAPVELNRQILDIAIIGEDWAREESVNVEGKLIRKVGDLDYGQTRLIVAVPNDDPYESLSDFFRANKGRKNPILCFTEYPNLTRQFFMENEGYQELFGESKPLVQVRGLWDGDNELVQIINSDGATEVYIAKGADLVVDNTQTGSSLRKAGLKILETIMESSAGLYAGPSCTQEKAEKAKIIFEQLFGAINARRYFDVKFNIANQRVDDVKDFLLSNEYCSDEPTVVAGSSFSQVNVLIPKNKFPEMLKGIKSFGASAIVRENVKQYVQ, from the coding sequence ATGGAAAAAATAATACTTGGCCTTCCTAAAGGAAGTTTAAATAACGTTAACAGGGGAAACACTTACCAATTATTTGTTGATGCCGGTTATGAGGTTCGTGGATACGAACCCGGCAAGGAAGAAAATGAAATCATCATCTTAAATGACCCTGAAATAAAAGGATTCCTAACCCGGCCACAAAGTGCCCCAGTAGAGCTTAACCGGCAAATCCTGGACATTGCTATCATCGGAGAAGATTGGGCCAGAGAAGAATCAGTAAATGTGGAAGGAAAACTCATAAGGAAAGTGGGTGATCTGGATTACGGTCAAACCCGGCTGATAGTAGCAGTACCCAATGATGATCCCTATGAATCTCTTTCAGACTTCTTCCGAGCCAATAAAGGTAGGAAAAATCCTATATTGTGCTTCACAGAATACCCCAACCTCACCAGGCAGTTTTTCATGGAAAATGAGGGTTACCAAGAATTATTCGGGGAAAGCAAACCATTAGTTCAGGTACGTGGTCTGTGGGATGGGGACAATGAACTGGTCCAGATCATCAACTCTGACGGTGCAACTGAAGTTTACATTGCTAAAGGTGCCGACCTGGTAGTGGATAACACTCAGACTGGAAGCAGCCTCCGAAAGGCAGGATTGAAAATCTTAGAAACCATAATGGAATCCAGTGCAGGGTTATATGCGGGTCCCAGCTGCACTCAGGAAAAGGCAGAAAAAGCAAAAATAATATTTGAACAGTTATTCGGGGCAATCAACGCTCGAAGATACTTTGATGTGAAATTCAACATTGCCAACCAGCGGGTGGATGATGTGAAAGATTTCCTTCTCTCCAATGAATACTGTTCTGATGAGCCCACAGTGGTGGCTGGAAGTAGCTTCTCCCAGGTCAATGTCTTGATTCCTAAAAACAAATTCCCAGAAATGTTAAAAGGAATAAAGAGCTTTGGTGCTTCGGCTATTGTCCGGGAAAATGTTAAACAGTATGTGCAGTAA
- a CDS encoding VOC family protein encodes MQKIVPFLWFEDSKAEEAANFYTSIFKHSKILNTMRYGKSGPDPEGAVMSVTFQLEGQEFYALNGNPQFKFTEALSLFVNCDTQEEVDELWEKLKDGGMELGPGWVKDKFGLAWQIIPTVLGEYLSDPDPEKSQRVMQAMMQMNKLDVEKLKQAYDGK; translated from the coding sequence ATGCAAAAGATCGTGCCATTCTTATGGTTTGAAGATAGTAAAGCTGAAGAGGCAGCTAATTTCTATACCTCCATCTTTAAACATTCAAAGATATTAAATACCATGCGATATGGGAAATCCGGCCCCGACCCTGAAGGAGCTGTTATGTCCGTCACTTTCCAGCTCGAAGGGCAGGAATTTTACGCATTAAATGGTAATCCTCAATTCAAATTTACTGAGGCTTTATCATTATTTGTGAACTGCGATACTCAGGAAGAGGTGGATGAGTTGTGGGAGAAGCTCAAAGATGGGGGAATGGAACTGGGACCAGGTTGGGTTAAGGATAAATTTGGTTTAGCCTGGCAGATAATTCCCACAGTATTAGGTGAATATTTAAGTGATCCAGACCCTGAAAAGTCCCAGAGGGTAATGCAGGCCATGATGCAGATGAATAAACTGGATGTTGAGAAGTTAAAGCAGGCATATGATGGAAAATAG
- a CDS encoding nucleotidyltransferase domain-containing protein: MKHKRSIGEIKPLLKDIKEALNKIYGDRLLEMILYGSFARDDATDDSDIDIAVILKGDVDKFREIERMNNVIYQIVLEYGELVSFYPLSKDEFSDYEWPLHYHIQMEGIKV; this comes from the coding sequence ATGAAACATAAAAGATCAATAGGAGAGATCAAACCTCTTCTTAAGGACATAAAAGAAGCCCTGAATAAAATTTATGGAGATAGGCTTCTGGAAATGATCCTTTACGGTTCATTTGCCAGGGATGATGCCACTGATGATTCTGATATTGATATTGCAGTAATTCTAAAGGGAGATGTTGATAAATTTAGGGAAATCGAGAGGATGAACAATGTTATTTATCAAATTGTATTGGAATATGGTGAGTTAGTTTCTTTTTATCCTCTCTCAAAAGACGAATTTTCGGATTACGAGTGGCCTCTCCATTATCATATTCAAATGGAGGGGATAAAGGTTTGA
- a CDS encoding transposase produces the protein MISEIYYSPVYSGVSKQLNLLDFNFKNSKIQCLKSVLNKNSELKENKLVKFIERTYYYVKIAINKYSNAFSNHLYSQHALFTILAMKIYTKSTYREIIDFIDVSDVIKRYLRIKKVPHFTTIQKFFKRLPSEQIREINHLILSLNDIKADIIALDGSGFTNDYADKYYAKIRQKERKSYIKNHLTIDVKTRLILYYQTSRGPKYDTQFAKPALRQIKKYKPDYIVADKAYDTEPIRKCINEELKAFDQIPLKNRAKKGQYRLKSPTIFRNKIYAKRNNIESIFSTIKRKFNGTNHSRSTKLSNKETKLKNTIYNIYRTTQIN, from the coding sequence ATGATTAGCGAAATCTATTATTCCCCTGTTTATAGTGGAGTTTCAAAGCAATTAAATCTTTTGGATTTTAATTTTAAAAATTCTAAAATTCAATGTTTAAAAAGTGTTTTAAACAAGAATAGTGAATTAAAAGAAAATAAACTGGTGAAATTCATCGAAAGAACGTATTATTATGTTAAAATAGCGATAAATAAGTATTCTAATGCTTTTTCAAATCATTTATATTCACAACATGCTTTATTCACGATATTGGCAATGAAAATTTACACAAAATCAACATATCGTGAAATAATTGATTTTATTGATGTTTCAGACGTAATTAAGAGATATTTGAGAATAAAAAAGGTTCCGCACTTTACAACGATCCAAAAATTTTTTAAAAGACTACCTTCAGAACAAATTAGAGAAATTAACCATTTAATATTATCATTAAACGATATTAAAGCAGATATAATAGCATTGGACGGCTCTGGTTTTACGAATGATTATGCAGACAAGTATTATGCAAAAATACGGCAAAAAGAAAGAAAAAGCTACATAAAAAACCATTTAACAATAGACGTAAAAACACGCCTTATTTTATATTATCAAACATCACGTGGACCAAAATACGACACACAATTTGCAAAACCTGCATTAAGACAAATCAAAAAGTATAAACCAGATTACATAGTAGCAGACAAAGCATATGACACAGAACCAATAAGAAAATGCATAAATGAAGAACTCAAAGCATTTGACCAAATACCACTCAAAAACAGAGCAAAAAAAGGACAATACAGACTAAAAAGCCCAACAATATTCCGAAACAAAATATACGCAAAAAGAAACAATATAGAAAGCATATTTTCAACAATAAAAAGAAAATTCAACGGCACAAACCATAGCAGAAGCACAAAACTATCAAACAAAGAAACCAAACTCAAAAACACAATATACAACATCTACAGAACAACACAAATCAACTAA